The following coding sequences lie in one Gorilla gorilla gorilla isolate KB3781 chromosome 5, NHGRI_mGorGor1-v2.1_pri, whole genome shotgun sequence genomic window:
- the FAM8A1 gene encoding protein FAM8A1: MAEGPEEARGHPPGQDDGGGDHEPVPSLRGRPTTAVPCPRDDPQAPGRPTAPGLAAAAAADKLEPPRELRKRGEAASGSGAELQEQAGCEAPEAAAPRERPARLSAREYSRQVHEWLWQSYCGYLTWHSGLAAFPAYCSPQPSPQSFPSGGAAVPQAAAPPPPQLGYYNPFYFLSPGAAGPDPRTAAGISTPAPVAGLGPRAPHVQASVRATPVTRVGSAAPSRSPSETGRQAGREYVIPSLAHRFMAEMVDFFILFFIKATIVLSIMHLSGIKDISKFAMHYIIEEIDEDTSMEDLQKMMVVALIYRLLVCFYEIICIWGAGGATPGKFLLGLRVVTCDTSVLIAPSRVLVIPSSNVSITTSTIRALIKNFSIASFFPAFITLLFFQHNRTAYDIVAGTIVVKRNGVR; encoded by the exons ATGGCCGAGGGGCCCGAGGAAGCCCGAGGCCACCCTCCCGGGCAGGACGATGGCGGAGGGGACCACGAGCCCGTCCCTTCCCTGAGAGGCCGTCCTACCACCGCCGTCCCATGCCCCCGCGACGACCCCCAGGCCCCGGGCCGGCCCACAGCCCCGGGCCTCGCGGCCGCCGCCGCAGCCGACAAATTGGAGCCGCCGCGCGAGCTCAGGAAGCGCGGGGAGGCGGCCTCCGGCTCCGGTGCAGAGCTGCAGGAGCAGGCGGGCTGCGAGGCGCCCGAAGCCGCGGCGCCACGAGAGAGACCGGCTCGGCTGAGCGCCCGCGAGTACTCCCGGCAAGTGCACGAGTGGCTGTGGCAGTCCTACTGCGGCTACCTCACCTGGCACAGCGGCCTGGCCGCCTTCCCAGCCTACTGCAGCCCCCAGCCCTCCCCGCAGAGCTTCCCTTCGGGCGGCGCTGCAGTCCCCCAGGCCGCGGCGCCGCCGCCCCCGCAGCTGGGCTATTACAACCCCTTCTACTTCCTGAGCCCCGGGGCCGCGGGGCCTGACCCGCGGACAGCTGCCGGCATCAGCACCCCTGCTCCAGTCGCGGGCCTGGGACCCCGGGCTCCTCACGTGCAGGCGTCGGTCCGGGCCACTCCAGTGACGAGAGTAGGATCCGCAGCCCCTTCGCGAAGCCCGAGCGAGACCGGGCGACAGGCAG gcAGAGAATATGTTATTCCATCCTTGGCCCACAGATTTATGGCAGAGATGGTGgatttctttattctcttctttataaaagcAACCATTGTCTTAAGCATTATGCACCTCAGTGGGATAAA GGATATCTCTAAGTTTGCTATGCATTATATAATAGAAGAAATCGATGAAGACACATCAATGGAAGACTTGCAGAAAATGATGGTTGTGGCACTTATATACAGATTATTAGTTTGTTTCTATGAG ATAATTTGCATTTGGGGAGCAGGTGGAGCTACCCCAGGGAAGTTCCTGCTGGGGCTTCGAGTTGTGACATGTGATACATCAGTGCTTATTGCACCAAGTCGGGTTTTAGTGATTCCTTCCTCAAATGTTAGCATTACAAC gtCCACTATCCGAGCTTTGATCAAGAATTTTTCAATTGCTTCTTTTTTCCCTGCTTTCATCACACTGCTGTTTTTTCAGCATAATCGAACAGCTTATGACATTGTAGCAGGAACCATTGTGGTAAAAAGAAATGGGGTCAGATGA